The Juglans regia cultivar Chandler chromosome 16, Walnut 2.0, whole genome shotgun sequence nucleotide sequence TTGTGAGTTGCTTGGTTAAAAATGGTTATGATTTGAAAGTTCCAAGCTTGTAAAAATTGGCATTCTTTGATTTCGATCGCTGACACATACAAGCTGTGTTCTTTAATTGTTTGGTATAGCTATGGAGGATCAATGAgaaaactttcaatttcaaagtCTTTAATAGGCAGTTCGTGGGGCTGGATATGACCAATGGGAATGGGGTAGATGTGGTAGCCATTGCGGACACGCCTGGAAAATCAGAGACATTTGAGATTGTTAGAAAACCAGGTAATTCCAGCCGTGTGAGAATCAAAGCGCCCAATGGATTCTTCCTTCAGGTAATATTGCTTTCTGATCTTATGCCAACTTCAGCAGCTTGGATCCGAATAGAGATGCTATATATGAAGTCCTCCtattatatttaagattatctatataaatatttaatattgtgtcTATCTTGATCTGCTTAATTAAATTTGGTGAAATTCATGTACAGGTGAAAGCAAAAGGGGTGGTGACTGCAGATTTTGCAGGGAAAAGCAAATGGGAAAAGAACGATCCCTCAGTCTTTGAGATAACAAACATAGGAGGGTTGAACGGAGGCGGAGAGTTTCAATTAACTAATGGCTACGGACCAGAGAGAGCCCCACAAGTTATGAGGGTAAAACATGATGATTTGTTTCTTCCTAATTGATTCATTTTATGCAATTTTCTCTCTTCCATTTAAGACATTCAAATGCAGATAAaaacttgaagattttgatCATCTAGTAGTACCATAACATGTGGACATCCATGATTAATCTCATGCATGCAGGAGCATTGGAACACATTCATAGTGGAAGATGACTTCAAGTTTATAGCAGAAAACGGGCTAAACGGTGTTAGAATTCCAGTTGGTTGGTGGATAGCAAGCGATCCGACTCCTCCATATCCCTACGTTGGGGGTTCCTTGGAAGCTCTAGACAACGCCTTCTCCTGGGCTGAGTACGTATACTTTAATGCATGCAttcctacacacacacacacacacacacatatatattatatataatgtaaatgTTTAATTTGGTAACAATATTTTACCTTTTTATGATCATAGATTAGGGTTTAAGAACTCACAAACATGCAAGCTCGTGATCGAGGCTTATATATgaaacattatatattattctaatatttatgtatttaatacGTACTACGCTAGCTAGCTATtgcatcaaattatatatatggtttatgATCAATAGGTATCTCATGATCATTAATGGGTGTTCAAGTTATTTATCTGCAGGAAATATGGAATAAAGATTGTTCTTGGCCTACATGCACTACCTGGTTGCCAAAATGGTTGGGTGCATGGCGGATCTAGAGATGGCACTCAGGATTGGGGAAAAACAGATGACACTATTCAACAATCGGTCGATGCCATAGACTTCTTAACTGCCAGGTACTATACATTTACAAGCATTTATCATCCGATGTACGTTTATGCATCTTCAATTACGTCTGCTGAATTATATATTCATTcgatagcatatatatatatatatatatatataagacatgCATGGTCTCTAAATGGGAGAATCAAGTTCAAACCCCCGGCCAGTACtcctgtataaaaaaaaatgaatagatgTGACGTTAGTCTATAAGTACGCGGTGATCATAATATGCATGCTAGCTAGAACGTACCTTTATACATGAGGTAGATTTGATGATCATGTACTAGTGGACTCGATCGTTTGtgtattaattatgtttattactctgtgatcatgatgatcatgacttGCAAGTATAGGTATGCAAAGAGCCCGAGCTTTTATGCAATGGAACTGATGAATGAGCCAAAAGCACCAGAAGCAACCCTAGAGATGCTAAACAAGTTCTACATGCTTGGTTATGATGCCGTCCGCAAGCACTCCTCAACGGTTTATGTGGTTCTGAATAATCGGATTGGGAAAATTGACGAGAGGGAGCTCTTCCCTCTGGCTAGTGGCTTAAAGGGCATTGTCCTAGATTTGCATTATTACAACCTCTTCAACACTAAATATTACAACTTGACTGCCCAACAGAACATTGATTTTATCTACGGCAATAGATCCCGGGACATCGATTATGTCACAACCTCAAATGGTCCCCTTGTTTTTATTGGTATGTCCAAATTAaccacaaatattatatatatatatatattctctcacAAAACCATATAAGTTGCTAGATCATCCATCATGTGCTTTATTTGCAGGTGAATGGGGAGCTGAGTGGCTAGTTGAGGGAGCATCACAAGAGGATTACAAAAGATACATTAAGGCCCTGCTTGATGTCTTTAAAAGAGCATCATTTGGGTGGGCTTTCTGGAGTCTTAAAAACGTGAACAACCATTGGAATATGGAG carries:
- the LOC109012541 gene encoding probable glucan 1,3-beta-glucosidase A, with protein sequence MEINSRLILLLGLLFLFCMVSFSHGKRLKPRFRLKAVNLGGWLVAEGYITPSLLDGIPNKDLLDGSQILFKSVATGKYLCAETGGGTIIVANRTVGSGWETFILWRINEKTFNFKVFNRQFVGLDMTNGNGVDVVAIADTPGKSETFEIVRKPGNSSRVRIKAPNGFFLQVKAKGVVTADFAGKSKWEKNDPSVFEITNIGGLNGGGEFQLTNGYGPERAPQVMREHWNTFIVEDDFKFIAENGLNGVRIPVGWWIASDPTPPYPYVGGSLEALDNAFSWAEKYGIKIVLGLHALPGCQNGWVHGGSRDGTQDWGKTDDTIQQSVDAIDFLTARYAKSPSFYAMELMNEPKAPEATLEMLNKFYMLGYDAVRKHSSTVYVVLNNRIGKIDERELFPLASGLKGIVLDLHYYNLFNTKYYNLTAQQNIDFIYGNRSRDIDYVTTSNGPLVFIGEWGAEWLVEGASQEDYKRYIKALLDVFKRASFGWAFWSLKNVNNHWNMEWLIKNGYIKL